The following are from one region of the Arachis duranensis cultivar V14167 chromosome 10, aradu.V14167.gnm2.J7QH, whole genome shotgun sequence genome:
- the LOC107468291 gene encoding GDSL esterase/lipase At1g28600: protein MNIIMNQHHQSPQQRWGCLLFLLLQLHIHVGADGGDVKQGRYSSIFSFGDSITDTGNSYFISAELTPNCLIPPYGETYFHHPSGRCSDGRIITDFIADYMGIPHLRPYLAFKNGAVPRGSIQHGLNFAIAGATALNRTFFEDKGFVVDATTSYSLMVQLDWFKELLPSLCTSPSSCKQVLSSSLFIVGEIGVNDYGYLLEETTELQMLTPYIHQVVSVITSVIRELINLGAVTLMVPGSIPLGCNPAYLTLLASPNKEEYDKAGCLKWLNKFYGQHNELLQIELDRLRVLYPHVNIIYADYFNAALRFYRSPQQFGFCRDFIKVCCGGGGPYNFNETAVCGEAGAIACDDPSEYIYWDGYHFTEAAYRWMAKALFHGPYTFPKFSFSCITPETSADFNNHLMI from the exons ATGAATATCATAATGAATCAACACCATCAATCTCCTCAGCAACGGTGGGGCTGCTTGTTGTTTCTACTGTTACAGTTACATATACACGTTGGTGCCGACGGTGGCGATGTCAAACAAGGCCGCTACAGTTCCATCTTCAGCTTCGGAGATTCCATCACTGATACAGGAAACTCCTACTTCATTTCGGCGGAACTCACTCCCAACTGCCTTATCCCTCCGTACGGTGAAACTTACTTCCATCATCCCAGTGGACGCTGCTCTGATGGCCGCATCATCACCGATTTCATTG CTGACTACATGGGCATTCCTCATCTAAGACCTTATCTGGCCTTCAAGAATGGCGCCGTGCCACGTGGCAGCATTCAACACGGACTCAATTTTGCCATCGCTGGAGCCACGGCTTTGAACCGCACTTTCTTTGAAGACAAGGGCTTTGTGGTTGATGCAACCACCAGCTATTCTCTCATGGTTCAGTTAGATTGGTTCAAGGAGCTTCTGCCTTCTCTCTGCACTTCTCCTTCAA GCTGCAAACAAGTTCTTAGCAGCTCCTTATTTATTGTGGGAGAGATAGGAGTAAATGATTATGGTTATCTCTTGGAAGAAACCACAGAACTTCAAATGCTTACACCTTACATACACCAAGTAGTATCAGTCATCACTTCAGTGATCAGG GAACTGATTAATTTAGGGGCTGTAACGCTTATGGTTCCTGGTAGTATACCACTTGGTTGCAATCCAGCCTATTTAACATTACTTGCGAGTCCCAACAAAGAGGAGTATGATAAAGCTGGTTGTCTCAAATGGCTAAACAAGTTCTACGGACAGCACAATGAATTGCTTCAAATTGAACTAGATCGCCTCCGAGTTCTGTATCCCCATGTGAATATAATCTATGCAGATTATTTCAATGCTGCATTACGGTTTTACCGTTCTCCACAGCAATTTG GGTTTTGTAGAGATTTTATCAAGGTTTGTTGTGGAGGTGGAGGACCATACAATTTCAATGAAACCGCGGTATGCGGCGAGGCAGGGGCGATAGCCTGTGATGATCCTTCAGAATATATTTACTGGGATGGTTATCATTTTACTGAGGCTGCATATAGATGGATGGCCAAGGCCTTATTCCATGGACCATATACCTTTCCcaaatttagtttctcttgtaTCACACCTGAAACCTCTGCAGATTTCAATAACCATTTAATGATATAA
- the LOC107468292 gene encoding GDSL esterase/lipase At2g27360, whose amino-acid sequence MAFPVRKLQHCCFLLILHHVALVAPGRGESDDGCYTSMFSFGDSLTDTGNLCFISPPQTPNCLLPPYGNSYFHHPNGRCSDGRLIPDFIADYMGIPYLKPYLGFKNGAVPRHSIQHGLNFAVGGATALDRTFFQEKGFVVDAAANYSLMVQLDWFKDVLTYLCTSPSSCEEFLRSSLFIVGEIGGNDYGYPLSETTDFEVLRSYVTQVVSVVTSVIIELIDLGARTLMVPGSLPLGCNPAYLTRLALKEKDEYDQSGCLKWLNNFFGYHNQLLQIELRRLQVLYPHVNIIYADYFHDALLMYRSPKQFGFGTDYIKVCCGGGGPYNFNDTALCGDAGVIACDDPSEYIYWDGYHFTEAAYRWMAKGLVYGPYTFPKFSLTCSTIERPLEI is encoded by the exons ATGGCGTTTCCAGTTCGGAAACTGCAACACTGCTGCTTTCTATTGATACTACATCACGTTGCTCTTGTTGCTCCGGGGAGGGGAGAGAGCGACGATGGTTGTTACACTTCAATGTTCAGCTTCGGAGATTCCCTAACTGATACCGGCAACTTGTGCTTCATCTCCCCGCCACAGACCCCCAACTGCCTCCTCCCTCCTTACGGCAATTCTTACTTCCATCACCCCAACGGTCGCTGTTCTGATGGCCGCCTCATCCCCGATTTCATTG CTGATTATATGGGAATCCCTTATTTGAAACCGTATCTTGGTTTCAAGAATGGCGCCGTGCCACGTCACAGCATTCAGCACGGGCTGAACTTTGCGGTTGGTGGAGCCACCGCGTTGGACCGCACTTTCTTCCAAGAGAAGGGGTTTGTGGTTGACGCAGCCGCCAATTATTCTCTCATGGTTCAGCTTGATTGGTTCAAGGATGTTCTAACTTATCTCTGCACTTCTCCTTCAA GTTGTGAGGAATTTCTTCGCAGCTCCTTATTTATTGTGGGAGAGATTGGAGGAAATGATTACGGTTATCCCTTGTCTGAAACAACAGATTTTGAAGTGCTTAGATCTTACGTAACCCAAGTAGTATCTGTTGTTACTTCAGTCATCATA GAATTGATTGATCTAGGTGCTAGAACGCTTATGGTCCCTGGAAGTTTACCACTTGGATGCAATCCAGCCTATTTAACAAGGTTAGCACTCAAGGAAAAAGATGAGTATGACCAATCTGGCTGTTTGAAATGGTTAAACAACTTCTTTGGTTACCACAATCAGCTGCTTCAAATCGAGCTTCGTCGGCTTCAAGTGTTGTATCCCCATGTCAATATCATCTATGCAGATTATTTCCATGATGCATTGCTCATGTACCGATCTCCAAAACAATTTG GGTTTGGTACAGATTATATCAAGGTTTGCTGTGGAGGTGGAGGACCATACAATTTCAACGATACAGCGTTATGTGGCGATGCAGGGGTCATAGCTTGTGATGATCCTTCAGAATATATTTACTGGGATGGTTATCATTTTACTGAGGCTGCATATAGATGGATGGCCAAGGGGTTAGTATATGGACCATACACCTTTCCTAAGTTTAGTCTCACTTGTTCTACAATTGAGAGACCGCTGGAGATTTGA